The Anopheles gambiae chromosome 2, idAnoGambNW_F1_1, whole genome shotgun sequence genomic sequence TGCTGGGATTAGCACGAGCGCGGGCATACCGGATTTCCGCGGCCCCAACGGTGTCTGGACGCTGGAGGAGAAAGGGGAAAAACCCGCTGTTAATATTTCGTTCGATGATGCCGTGCCTACCCGCACGCACATGGCTCTGAAGTCGCTCGTAGCCAGTGGTCACGTGCAGTACATCGTCAGCCAGAATATCGACGGTTTGCATCTGCGGTCAGGGCTTGCGAGGGAACACCTGTCCGAACTGCACGGCAATATGTTTTTGGAGGTGTGCACCAAATGTCGTCGTCAGTACGTACGAAGCAGTCCAGCGCCAACAGTGGGCAAAAAGGAGACCGGAAACATTTGTCCCGGCACGAGTGCGGAGCGCGCCTGTCGTCGAGGCAAGCTGATCGATAACATCCTAGACTGGGAGCATGATCTACCTGAAAATGATCTCCAACTGGCATTTATGCATTCCGCGATGGCAGATCTTAACATCTGCCTTGGGACGACATTGCAAATCGTGCCGAGCGGTGATCTACCGCTAAAAAATCTCAAACACGGAGGACGACTCGTCATCTGCAATCTGCAGCCGACCAAGCATGTAAGTGGTGCACTTGTCCATTCACAACGTATCTTTTGCTATATTTCTTCCTTAACTCGTTGCAGGACAAAAAGGCAGATTTGAAAATTTCAACCTACGTTGATGCGGTGCTTGAACGAGTGGCCAAACGATTAGGTGTAGAAATACCTGAGTATCGGAGGGAAGAAGATCCAACCAAACGCGATACGTACAGTGTGCAGTGGAACATCGATGGAAAAATGGTGAAATCATTAGAAAAACGGTACGATAGTACGATAAAAGAGAAAACCCAGCTAAAGAAGCGATGTTCCACATCCAGCATCGATCAGGACCGCGAGgatttaaaaagaaacaacaagaaaCTAAAACAAGAACAACGTAGCAATGCAACAAATGAAGGAGATTTAAATAGTTGAGCGTGGAATGAATAAAACTTAATACTCTTGCTACGGACAAAGGACGATGAAATGctttttatgaatatttttcgCCCTCTAGTGTATTTTTCCTTTGTGAGTTgatcaataatgataaaaccAGATTTTCGTACATTTAACGAGACtagtaaaattattattttgtgatTTCATCACTTTTTGCTgtaattttccatttcttaatttagggtaactgtaccagttttcggcaggctagtgcagcagtttcacaaaaattgctcacacatcaacatttttcattatttttcatgaaagtgttgttattctggttgataaactattatagtatgttacaatattttttatttgccggttcaaagccctttttcataaatattcgtgaaaatgcaaacattgattttgctcctattttcggcagtttgttcctattttcggcaggctgtgttcctattttcggcagcgcgaatacgggtcagaaaatgtttgtataaatgtgaatatgtacaaaaaaatgtttaaagcaatttaacactcttactttcctaagattggtgttaaaaagcattttaattattaattttatgttgcttattttggccCGTTTCGACAGACATTTTGATGCGACGTTTAAACAGAGCAgccattgacagtttgatggttataGCGTACGGTGTGAACtggcttacaaatatttatttttctcttaagttagtgcattttttgtcgtaaaattggtgatatttggtacaagaaaggtcatattatgtgtcgacatacgcattatagtgttctgatcaattttaaaaggaatattcagccaaattcaaagtgtgttattgttccgagtttcggcaggagcccacaacattgagctgtcaaaaatgaacatttactgtgtacctattttcggcagcatttaaagtgaaaaataacctgtttatcgtgattttaaaattccgaacaagttagaataaattaaataagcataaaatctttaatatacaccactttttcattgttttactgttctgattctcttaatcacaaaacctgccgaacgattggctgacagcaaagctaccgaaaaaaagcacaatttatttgatattttggagaatacgtaatgaaatggtgtgaaacttcgtatgtgaatatcaaataagtacactttcactacaaaattgtgttttgtgaaattttttaccgcatttgtgcagaatttcacggttttagctaccctgccgaaaataggtacactgccgaaaactggtacagttaccctatgtaaaaaataaaaagaaactcaAACAAATCGAACGTTTCACGGAATTTGCTTGAAAAAATAACGCGTACCACCTATTTAACGCCACAGGTTTGACAGTTGAAAAAGCGGAAGCTAACCTGTCAAAACGTTGGATGTCTCTCTTTCCGGCATCTTGCAAGGTAAGTGACGGGAGCGCATTGCAATTGTTGTCGGTAAAAATCGCTGAATTAATCGGATTTCTAAGTGTAAATCAATGATTCACGGCTGGAAATCGACCGAAAAAGTGTTCGCTGCCATGCGGTGATATAGTGCTGGAAAGAATTTGCCCAAATATCGGGGAAATTGTACCGCTGAGTACTGGTGCTACGTTgaacatcaacatcaactaTTGGTGGCGAGTGGTGGGACGAGACGAACGGTGTGCTGCCGCTGTTGATGTTCAGTTAGCGTTTCGGCTCACGTTTTTACAAGCATTACCGGGGCGAGCACTTTTCCCGGTCGATTTCTGCGTTTGCGAGAGTTGTACAAGGGAAAACTAACCGTGTTGTATTGTGCCCTTCCTTCCACAGACTTCGGATTCAAGATGGGACGTTACGCTAAGGAACCCGACAATGCTTCTAAATCCTGTAAATCGCGCGGTTCGAACCTTCGGGTGCATTTCAAGGTACGTTGTGCCACGGGATGGCAAGTGGTGTTGGAAGTGCAATGTGTGCTAAGATCGATTCCTTCTTCCTCACCCACAGAACACTCGCGAAACGGCACTAGCCATCAAGCGTATGCCGCTCCGTCGTGCTCAGCGTTTCCTGAAGAACGTGATCGAAAAGAAGGAGTGCGTACCGTTCCGCCGCTTCAATGGCGGTGTGGGCCGTTGCGCTCAGGCCAAGCACTGGGGCACGTCGGTCGGTCGCTGGCCGAAGAAGTCTGCCGAgtttctgctgcagctgctgaaaAACGCTGAAGCGAACGCCGACTACAAGGGTCTGGATGTGGATCGGTTAGTGATCAACCACATTCAGGTGAACCGCGCGCCCTGCCTGCGTCGCCGCACGTACCGTGCGCACGGTCGCATCAATCCGTACATGTCGTCGCCGTGCCACATCGAGCTGTCGCTGACGGAGAAGGAGGACGTTGTGACCAAGGCCACCGACGAGTCGGAGCAGGCGAAGAAGAAGCTGTCCAAGAAGAAGCTGCAGCGGCAAAAGGAGAAGATGATGCGCAACGAGTAAGGGTGCGTGATCGTATGCTTACGCTGTGCAAAATTGTTCTTTAAGGAGGC encodes the following:
- the LOC1281717 gene encoding NAD-dependent protein deacetylase Sirt6; the protein is MSCNYAEGLSKYENKGVLGVAEIFDTPELVEEKCEQLVKMMLASSHTVVHTGAGISTSAGIPDFRGPNGVWTLEEKGEKPAVNISFDDAVPTRTHMALKSLVASGHVQYIVSQNIDGLHLRSGLAREHLSELHGNMFLEVCTKCRRQYVRSSPAPTVGKKETGNICPGTSAERACRRGKLIDNILDWEHDLPENDLQLAFMHSAMADLNICLGTTLQIVPSGDLPLKNLKHGGRLVICNLQPTKHDKKADLKISTYVDAVLERVAKRLGVEIPEYRREEDPTKRDTYSVQWNIDGKMVKSLEKRYDSTIKEKTQLKKRCSTSSIDQDREDLKRNNKKLKQEQRSNATNEGDLNS
- the LOC1281716 gene encoding large ribosomal subunit protein uL22, which encodes MGRYAKEPDNASKSCKSRGSNLRVHFKNTRETALAIKRMPLRRAQRFLKNVIEKKECVPFRRFNGGVGRCAQAKHWGTSVGRWPKKSAEFLLQLLKNAEANADYKGLDVDRLVINHIQVNRAPCLRRRTYRAHGRINPYMSSPCHIELSLTEKEDVVTKATDESEQAKKKLSKKKLQRQKEKMMRNE